From the Elaeis guineensis isolate ETL-2024a chromosome 16, EG11, whole genome shotgun sequence genome, the window tttttttatcatctatCTCTTCTACTTTTCATACCAAACATGGTAATCTGGTATGGAAACCATTTTTCCATGCCAGATTACTCCCAACCAAATGATCCTAAGTGATTCTCTGTTTCTTGTTTGAGTGATTATCATAATTTTATGGTTCCTGTGGCCCTTGAGACCAGTTTCAAACAACCAGCAGCTACGGCCAACTACGAGCATTCCTTAGCAATAATTAGTTTTCATGGTATCCTAGCTCAGCAACCTGGATCTAAAATGAACCAGTGGCTGCAAGGATATATACCGAACCATAACCTTTCCTTTGCAGGCATCCATAATCGCAGGTAGAGTACTGATGACAAAGATTTTCCCAGAGTGCTAACAGCAAAAATGTTACTTTGTCGATACCACTCTTGCCCGTGATTTGTTTAAACAAATTAGTACCTGTGATGGTTCTATTGTTTTCTTTTTCCTGTAGGATATGATCAATAGAGAACCATGATGGTCGTACAGAAACAAGTAGTATAATTAGAGGTTCCAAAGTAACAGTCAGCTTCACCAAAAGTTTTTGAGTGACATATGGAAACACATGATCTGTCTCGTTTTCACTTTTCAGAGTCCCTTACAGTTAGCTTTTTCACTCACTTAAGATTCTGATCATTTCTATTATTTGCAATTGATAGTTCAGACTACCTGCATTTCATCTTTTGGTTGATTGCATGTTGTCCCAGTTCCATTATTATGCACTAGTATATGATTTACTGTGAGTGCAGGATGGTCAGGCAGGTGGTgctaaaaaaagaaagaggatcaGGAAACGAAAGAGAACTCACAAGGATAGCAAGCTTGGAGAGCCAGGAAGCCAAGGAAAAACATATATTTAGGAAGCAACAAAGAGTCAATTGTGATGGAGGCGTTTGCTAACAACTGACATCAAATTTTTTGGCTGTTTTATCAACTCTGAGAAGTGTGCTGAGAAGACTGTATACTAGGGATATTGCTATACGTGCATATCTTTCTAATGTTACCTGTTTTGCACCTATGAAATATAATACTGATGTTGCTGATTTCAAACTAGATGGAATATGGAGTCAAAAGTAAACTCTCAAGCCCATAGATTGGTGGGAAGCGTCTGATAAATGAGTCTCACATTTGCCAGCAGAGCCATTCGTTGGTATTGACTAAGAGACTCACAGATGTGACGCCATTGACTTACCAAATTGGCACTCAAAACTATCCAGCATTTGCACTATTTAAAATAGCGTTTTAGCCAATGTCCAAGGTAGTAGTCGGTTGACCAACAGGACTGATATCGTGTCATCTTTTGTATATTTTAAAGTTTTTATTAAAGGACACCCTTTGATTTTCCCTAGTCTCATATTTCTTCCAACCAATTGATTAGAAAAACAACGAAGATGAAATGCATGGTACATTGACCTGAAAGAATTCAGATAAGCAGCAAGCCTGACGGTATCAGAGTCTATTTGCTGCAAAGCTCCGGAGGATGGAGGACAAAATCAGTCTTGAAGTGAATTGAATTACTTCTTGAGTGAATTTGATGAAATTCATAACAAATCCTGCAAAGAAAGTTCTAAAAAGGTAAGATACTCTGGTTTAAGATCTTTCAATGATTAAGTTAattgaaaattttgagaacaGATAGCGGAAATAGAAGTAACAAAATCGATCTTGAAGTGAATTGAATTACTTCTTGAGTGAGTTTGACAAATCTATAACAAATTTTGCAGAGAAAGTTCTAAAATTGGTAAGACACTCTGGTTTAAGATTTTCAATAATTAAGTTAattgaaaattttgagaacaaATAGTGAAAATTAGAAGTAATAGAAATTGAAGAATAGAAAGGTGAAAAAAAAGATTATAGTAATAGAGAGAAGACTCTTATTCCGAGAGATGTATCTGCAACATATGTTAATTTCGGGTGGACATCATTCATTTTACATTCTAGTATTTGTAAAGCATGCAGAAATAGGAGCGTTAAATTCTGCTAAGAACTATCAATTAACAGTTTTTCCATTGCCTGTAATTGAGATACAAAGAAAACGCAACATGAGGATAAGTTCCTCCTGGCCCTTGCAGCCAAACATTGGACGGGCCAGGCTTGAATATCAAGAAAAACAAACTGTGTGGGACTGTATTATGTGACAAAATGATACAAGCGTAACACAACTGACATATAAAAGGGGCAGCAAGGGTTCTCTCTGTCAAGGTTAGCAGTTCACTGGAAGTTCATCAAATTTCTGAACTCCTTGTTCTTGCTGCCAAATATAGACAACTCAGCAAAGCCCCTGTTCACCATTGCGTGACCTTCTGGTGCCCCATTAGCAAGCTTACGAACATAAATAAAACAGCCAACACTTTGGTTGTTACAGGTGGCCTTCAGTGCCCTGATGCCCCCTAAGAGGCTCCTTATAAGCAGCTGTAGTTTCAGCTATACATTGGTGGGTTGACAGAGCTGAATCATGACAAACCCCTATGCATGTGTATACAAATCTGTCAGTCAGTCACAGCACCTCCTGCACGTCCTGCAGAGCAAGGTTCAGCTCCTCTGCGGCCTTTGCAATAGACCCTCCTCTTCTGTTTaacaagaaaaagaggaaaaaaaaaaattcatgttatACAAGGTTTTCCAAAAGATATTCAGCAACATCTATTGCAATAGCATCTCCAGTCAAATAATTGATATACATTACAGATAGAATTCTTGAATCAGTTTGTTTTTATACAAATAAGGTGTTGCATCCAATTGTGGACCCTTAAATGACATGCTGGTGGCTCTTCATGTCAATAGACCTGGTCAAATGTTAAGTTCCTATGGTAGTGGATGTAAACTCACCCTGTGAGAGTGGAAAGACTATGCTTGGCCTTTTCCAGCTCAATGAAGCACAAGTTGCACCGCTCCCGCCTGgcatggaaaaaataaaaaagatgggAGGAATCAAATGAACCAGTACCTTTccacttgaaaaaaaaaagcatgttGTCAAATGAAAACAAACCTCTGCTCTGCTTGAAGGTCCACACCAACGGATGGACCTGCTGATAAAGTTGAGTAGATTACAGGGCCGAAGGTTCTGACAAGCTTCAGCAGCATCTCCAAGGAAATCCCTAAATGCCTAAAACCAAGATGGTCAGTAAATGGCACCGCCCTTCAAGTTACAGCTACTATAAATAATGAGCAAGTGGACCGGATTGGCCCATTTCTAATCCGATCACCCAAAAATGAGCTGGTCAATCTGAACCAAAATAATTTGGATCAGGTTTCGACCCAAATCTAGCCTGTTTTAAATATGCCGATATGCATCACATGAGATGATGACAACTTGAATTGACACAACTGATAGAAAATGTATTCCAGGCAACCTCTGCTGATCCATCTCAAATTTGAGAAACTAAGATGCTGCTTGGCATCATTTTcagtttttttattttagaaagaaaatgaaaattttactttttttatttttttcaaaatatatacatattttgtatagtcaattatttttaaaaacataAACATAACAATGGTTGCGGAGGTGACAGTAGTGATGAAGAAGACAATGGAGGTGCCGATGGCATTGGTGGCGAGGGCAATGCCAATATAGCATAGGTGGTGATGATGGTGGTAGGGCACCAGCGATATGGTGAAAACAATGAGATGGCAGTAGTGATGTGGTCGAGACGGTGGTGACAATGATGGTGACGGAGTATGATGTAGTGACAGTTATGCAACAGCAATGGAGGGGATGACTGCCATGGTGGCAGAGGTGACAACGGTGATagtggaggtggtggtggtggtgataaaaaatattgagttttttatttttttaagataatttttaaagaaatttCTTATAGGACTGAAAACAGATCGGATATGAATAAAGATATTAgtcggatgcaaaaattcatatccatatctgtTTTAAATGAATATGGATACAAATAAGATATCGgaagtatagatatatatatatagatataaatcgaataattaaactttatgatcataaaattaaagatatcattaagtagatgataaatcaagttaataccatgttaatatgatcatttatttttcttaaaaattcatgaatattatataaaattaaataggattacAAATAGAATCGGATATTCAGACACGAATCAAatagttgtctatctatatccatatccattttttttaaCAGATACGGATACCAATACAAAAATTAGTCGGatgctcaaatttctatccatatccaaATAAATTCGGATATGATAACGGATCTGGACGGATATTATCTTATCCACTTTCACCCCTAGTTTcttactttatttttttaaaaataatgtaattaatttttgaaaataaaaaataaaaataatagcatAAAACATGTTTTTTTGTctcaatttttatgattttatttttaaaaataaaaaataagaaatgaaaGCGATGCTAAATAGACCCTAAATTTTGCCATCGACAATAGGTTTTATCTAGTTAAAATCATCTGTGTGTTGTAATAGGTCCGTCGTCCCGATACTGGGTCCCTTATCGGTACCCTCTTATTATATTGTCAGTATGTAGTACAGTACGAGATGACAAGACATACCGAGTATCGGTATGGAACAAGACTACGTATTGGTCAAAATCAGCATGGTATGGTGCAGTACAACTGATATCGTATGGTACCATTTGATATGGCAAACCTTGGTGGTTGATGATAGTTTAGATGTAATTACTAGTTGATCTTATTCGGAGTATGTTGTTTAACAATGCCTATATGGTACTTGCCGCGTTATTGTACATGATTTTACTATTACAATTAACCCAATCTACACGTCTCTTATGGTTTGTTGGGGTCATTATTCATCCAATTCAACTTGACCAAACCAATGGATAGACAATGTAAATATAAGCCTCGATACATAAAACCCATATGGAAATGGATCAGGCTTGGATCAAGCCAAAATCTAATCATAACTGATCAACTCACGGCTGTGAGTATTAAGAATGAATTAATATTAACAGCTAAGATGTAGTTGCAAAGCAGTCTTCAGATGGATGGAACTTAATAAACTGATATCTAAAATATCCAATCTAGCCCCAACGATATCGATGATCTTACAGTAGTGCTTTTGCCATTTttggcaaaaagaaaaaaaagcagtTACATAGATTTTATGTGAGGTCTGCAAACCATCAGCAAGTTACAGAGAGATCCGACTTAACCATGTGAATTGATAACcccaaaaaaataatgataagagAACTGGTAGGGTTGTATTCACTGGAACATTGGATTTGGATGCAGCACTACTGATAAAGTAGCTTATCATCAATTAGGCCTCAGAAAAGAGAATTTGACCATGATACTTTAGAAAGATAAGTATTAGGGAAAGTTAATCTTCACATTTTCAATCTTTAACAATAATCACCAAGCACATGCTTCGATGGTATCACCCCTTGACATTTGGGCAAGCAGGCATGGGCTTGGATCCGATTGAAGTCAGCCCTTGAGGGATGGGGTGGATATAGAGTAGAAGATAGATTAGCCCTCCCAGCcttaaaaaagaaattaaaaaggaaaatcTCTATCTTCTGAAGCAATAACAACAAGAAAAACACACGATACAGGTTTTGACCAAAGAAATGCATCATATTTGAGTGAGCTGAATCAATGGAATTGACCAAAAATCAGACagttattagaatttttttggcTTTGCCAAGGGCTGCTGAAGAATTCAATCCACACAGTAGCAGCATCTAAAGTGACTAAAGGAAATTAGTGATAAGGGATGCTGGATGCAAGCAGAGCCTATCATGCTTGCACCATATGATAATACAGGCAGGATAAAGGAGATTTTACATCATGCAGCGCTGGTCATGAGGCCTAGGGATGTCGATGGGTATCCTACCCGGTGGGTACCCGCCCCTACCCACGGGGTAgggtcagtttttttttttttttttttgaaaaacccaTCACGAGTCGGGTTAGGATCTTGGTTTTGAAAACCTGCAGTAGGTAGGGTCATGTTGTGGATTTATCCCTAAACCCTATCCTACCCCACCCGTTATATATGTATTTACTAAAATACCCCCTCCATAATAGCATATTTAcaaatatatctacatatatataccaAATCTCTTAGGGACTTAAGATTTCTTTCGCTATATAATATGTATCTATTTGTATTGTACAGGTTGATGGTTGAAACAGATTTTAGAACTTGTTCGATTTAAAATAGATgtgaaacttgataaatttgaaacAGGTTTGATTTGGTGATGTTTGCATTGTACATTTGCTTTGGTGGGTTGTAGGTAGGGTAGGGTACTATCCACCATCCGTATGGGTAGGATAAGTATTTAAAATCCCTATCCACCATGATGGGTAGGGTCGGGTGGTGGGTGAGGTACGGATTTAGCAAAACCCATATCCTATCCTATCCATTGACATCCCTAATGAGGCCAGACCTattgaaaatttatattttctctgTCCTGGACCAGCCCATTTGCATTGCAGTTATGCTAGAAGATAAATCACTGAAAGGAACATGAAGCATACCTATCCATCTTACTCTCTAGAAGGCTAGTGAGGACTGGTAGCAGACAAGTGAATATATCCAGAGTTACATTATCACTTTTTTCTGTCCAAATGCTTACTACATCAGCAGAGACCTGCATTATGGGATTATCAAGGTAACATCCAGCTCTTTTCAACTAacactcaataaaatatttttttttttaaaaaaagatccaTAAAATACCTACAGCATGATCAGACATCTTTTCCACTGCATTGATGACACCCCTGAAATCATTTCTTTGCCAAAGCCGGTGAACAACCTGTAAGTCATACATAAGGTTCAGATGCAATCTACAGGGATAAATATCAAATTACATGCAGCAATAAAGTCATCTGTGCTCACTGCTTAGAGGTGTGGATCACTTGTTTGAATTGAAAATCATTCAATGATGCTAGAAAGCTATGAAAACTTTTCCTGATCATGATATCATGGAATCAGGAGCAACTTTCATCAAAGCCAAAGATTGTAGGATTCCCGATAAACAGAAACAAGTCACCTTTTCAATAGTCAAACTGAACAAATAAATAGCAATATGATTATGAAACTAGTCTAATAGGACAAAGTAAACTTACCATCATTCTAATATGAGaaatgtttttttctttttttcccatcACTCTAATATGTAATATGAGAAatgctttttctcctttttttccatCATTCTAATTCTGTTCTGTACCAACGACAGTACATATGCATGAAATGCAATGCTACTGACCTCTTATTTGCAAACTTCTAGCATGTTTTCAGGTTGTTTATGTAACTTTATCCAAAATATGGCAATAGCACAAGTTTCCAACTTGGAGAAAAAGGTTTATATCTACATATATGAATTCCTTTTTCTTTGGATTATACATACAATTATTATGCATACACAAAAAAAAAGTCATAATCAATGACAACTAGTCAAATTATCTTTTAGTACGTAGCAAAAATGTCTTAATACTTGACATTCTCATTGTATTATCTTAGGTTGTTTCTGCAGATGCATACTCAGTACCGCAGATATGTAGCATTCTTATAAAATGCTACTTGTCATCTGTCAGCATAACCTGTAAGTCCCTGATCTGGTTGAAGTCTAACAGGGGAGAAGTGGGAGTAGGGTTCCCATTGCTTGCATATGAAAAGTTGAAAATTCAAGACAAAAGAAAGTAAGACATGCATTGTCCTATAGAAAATTAGCTACATGCAACCAATGAGGATCTGTTCAAGAGACGACAGTTAATTGATTAAAAGAATAATATGACGGCAATAAAATGAAATTTGGAATGAGAAACCAATGATATGATAATTTAAAGTTTTTTCTGAAACTTTAATCagaaaattatatgaaaattgtATGAAACATGATATGTTTCTAAGCAGATGGGTCTTATTAATTATTATCCTTGGGAGCCACCAATCGGTTGAAATAGCGACTATATATAAAGCTGACACCAAATATATGGCATTTGGTTTGCTGGTCAAAAGTAAAGACCTTTATCATCTTCACATGCAAAGCAATAATGTTTGCAGGcaaattcatcataagaaatcacCTGTAATTTTGTCAGCCGAGTCTGTGCTGAGTCTAGGAATTGTTTATGTTGTTCCATCAGATCAGTAATAGCACCTTCATCATTAGCAGAGATTGTTTCTTTTTCAACAGATGGAAAGTGTCCCCTCTGTTTGAAATAATGAAACACAATAACATATGAGCAGATATATAGAGGAAAATGAAggtagatatgaaaataaattaaaaaatattgccAACAATAATTGTTCTACTGTAGTTTGACCTATATAAACAAGGCAAACCAGGGACTGAAGGGCAGGCACCGGATGCAATATGTTGTACTAGTATATATGAAACAAGTCCACACATCTTAATTCAGAGTCTTACATATGTAAGCTATAGAAATATGTGATTCCATTTTGGCACTTCATGTTGGATAAGCATCCTGAATTCACGGAAGTTCAAGATGATTAAAGggcataaaaataaagaaaatcatGGGACAAAATCAGTTGACCAAGGATGCAGTTACAAGGGCAAAAGAAGGTCATTTCAAAATCCAGCCAATAAAATCATTCGAGCCAAAAAGGAAAGAATGCCATGagcaatttttatttgaaaaaaatggcATACTAAGCTATGTATTCATCAGATGAATAACTATTAAGCATAAGTATTTCATGGACAGTTTCTGCAAGAATGAAAACAATAACCAGTAATATTTTCCAACTGTTTGGTAAAGAGACTAAAATGAATCAAGAAGGCATACAGCATTATCATATCTTTGCAAGCAGCATAAGATTTTTATATCTGTGCATTAACATATTATATTTGCAGTTTGAGATTGGCCAATGATAGATAAGCAACTGCCCACCAAATCAAAACTTTACAATGTAAAACAATGAAAAGAAGTTCTAATTTAAAATGGAATATTCACTGCACACTGCTGGTTACAAGGAGGTGAGGTGGAAAATACCAAAGAATATGAAACATTAGTAGCAGTTGTAGTCTCGGAAGAACTGCTGGGTGTCGGACTCTCGTAGCTGGAAGATTGTTCTCTCCTTTCCCAACTTGCAACAAGTGATCTTGTTTTACCTACAAAGCACTCATAAAATCAAATACACAAGGCCAAACATTTCTCTCATATGCATCCATGGACGATAAGCAGGAAAATATACCTCCTTTTAGAACTTCCACAGAGCATGTCTCGCTTGGCTTATGGGCCCTAAAGTTATCTGAGACATAAATATGCCAATTTTGCACATCAATCAGATTCTACAAGGAATCCTTAGTAATTGCAATAGCAAAAATTGCGAAACTAGAAACTTACAACATCTGTATGTCAGTGTTTAACACAAAGGGCTTCTTTCAAGCAAAATgtacaattaaaaaaataagtaattaaagTGAAAATTGAAGCAGTTGAGTTCCACAATTTCTGGTAGACAGTATTTTAACCAAGTAGCCAGAAATTCAATTGTGTTAACTGGCTTTGTATCTAAGTCAAGTAGAGAAAATCAACAATGTGAATGGATAATATCTTGTCAAATTGATTCCTCATTTCCTCCAATTAGTTAAGGTCCTTGTGTTCAAAAAATTATCAGCACCCATACAGGCATTGATTCTTGCATTGTTTTCAAGATAAATCTGCCTTCACACCCCCTTCCTAAGCACTTCCATTTTTATAAATTCTGAGTGGCTCACCTCTCTGCACCTATGAAGAATCTGGAAATATAGAAATAATCCTAAAATCATCATGTATCAAACATGAAACATTGAAGAGTTCAAGAATAGCCTTCTCTCTCTCTACCTCCAATCCTCAGAAGCAGGAAACTTAGGGTGTCCTACCCACTTCTGAAGCTATCCGGAAACTACCCTTACACCCGCTTCTTGAGCCCTTCCTTTTTTTCATATGAATTACCGAGTGATTCACCTTCCCACAGCCACATCCCCAGATCTGTTCCAACACCTTTTCCCTAATAGGTAAGAAAGCTCTAACCCATAGAATGGCAAAACATTTTCGTGAACTAGCTACATAGTTATTAGTATGACCTTCATGTCACAGTTATATGGATACATAAATGACGTAGCAATTATATCTATTAGACAGGGGCACAATAAATGATAAACATGCactgtagaatttttttttagtgatttgtctcttgaatattatttttctttagaACAACACATCAGCACTTGGCTATTTTGATTTACCAAATAAACACAATATATGAACAGAACAAGACTGTCACATTCATCATCAACCTTACTATTAAGGTGCAAGCACTAAAATTTGACCATACAGGAACTACACCTTACATAAACCCTTCAAGAACATGATATCATTGCAATTGGATAAAGCAGAAATGTCTCAAAAGGCTTGACTTTTGCATCTAAATGATTAGAGAAAAGAAGACTTATTTCTGAAACAAAGTAAGAAACATATTTGATGAAGGAAAGTGATATAAATAGGCACAGCTTTCAACTTCAAGCAATTTAGTGTACCATCAGCATCACCTAAGGAGTTACAACATATGCAGTGAAAAGTACAGAGGCAAGAAGGAACATAAACAAGCAAATATGTTATCTGTGTGTGTTTTGACGTtgttaatttatcaaaaatatagcaCCACTGAAGCTAGCAAAAATTAAATAGCTGAGTGCAAGTGAAGAAATAAAGTCTTCAATGTTGCAAGGCATAGAGATTAGAGAGCTTTATTCTGCATTAATAATATGGAAAGCAAAAATGATGAAAGGAGCTGAAAAGAAATCATAAAACAGAATGAGAAGGCATATAAAAGTGGAATGTAAAAGACAAGGTCCagcataaaaaaatctaaaagcaatatctaaaattaaatttacattATGTTGAATTACTACGATTCTGAACATACAATTTTCATGGTTATAACTAGTGCTTGGCTCAGTCAACGGACTTGCTCCCAGCTTCCCAGTCACACTGCATATAACGTCATCCAGTTTATGTTCTCCAGCACCCACTGGAGGATCTGCACCACTGCCAGTAGGCTGAAAATTTTGGTCCAAAACTTCATTTGATTCAGAGTTTTTACTGCCCATGAATTTAGATTGCATGGAAGTATCTATTCTATCGGAATCATCTCTGATATTTGATAACTCCTGGAAATCAGAAAATTTGGACCGGACGCTATATGGTAGTGTTCTTCCAGCACCAGTTTCTTTTCTAGAATCAGAGCCCAGCTCCACTCTTGAGCTAGTTCTGGGGACAATAACAGGTACCACATCACTTTTGTTGAAAGTCTGAATATTGGCTGTACCATGAGTCTTTGATGAACTTCTCTTCAGAGTTGCAGCACCCGGTGCTGCTGCTGAATTCGCTGCAGTTATTTTTGGACCGGTGCTCATTCCAATCCTTTGAGGGGTGCCAGGGACAGTTCCAGTAGCTTCAGTTttacaaaggaaaaaaaattaaggatTATTTCAATCATTTTCTACTGCTTCAGACATCTCAAATACAGAAACTAAGTGCACATTAGCACACTTGAGAAAGATGAATAACCTACATGCCACAGGCTTTGCCTCCTTGACTGCCAGCTCTGCATTTTGTGAAATTGATAGCCTCCCAATACTTGTCTTTAAATTGTTGCCAGCTGGCAAAGACAAATTACCACTTGAAGTGAATTTTGATTCCAAATGACCATTTGACCTGGCAGCACTAGCAACTGCATATGGCTCAATGCGCTGT encodes:
- the LOC105058986 gene encoding katanin p80 WD40 repeat-containing subunit B1 homolog KTN80.4 isoform X2 translates to MAATKRAYKLQEFVAHSSNVNCLKIGRRTSRVLVTGGEDHKVNLWSIGKPNAILSLSGHTSAVESVSFDSSEVLVAAGAASGTIKLWDLEEAKVVRTLTGHRSNCISVDFHPFGEFLASGSSDTNLKIWDIRRKSCIHTYKGHTRGVNAIRFTPDGRWVVSGGEDNVVKLWDLTAGKLLHDFKCHEGQIQCIDFHPHEFLLATGSADRTVKFWDLETFELVGSAGPEATGVRSMTFNPDGRNLLCGLHETLKVFSWEPIRCHDAVDVGWSRLSDLNIHEEKLLGCSYNQSCVGVWVVDLSRIEPYAVASAARSNGHLESKFTSSGNLSLPAGNNLKTSIGRLSISQNAELAVKEAKPVASTGTVPGTPQRIGMSTGPKITAANSAAAPGAATLKRSSSKTHDNFRAHKPSETCSVEVLKGGKTRSLVASWERREQSSSYESPTPSSSSETTTATNVSYSLRGHFPSVEKETISANDEGAITDLMEQHKQFLDSAQTRLTKLQVVHRLWQRNDFRGVINAVEKMSDHAVSADVVSIWTEKSDNVTLDIFTCLLPVLTSLLESKMDRHLGISLEMLLKLVRTFGPVIYSTLSAGPSVGVDLQAEQRRERCNLCFIELEKAKHSLSTLTGRGGSIAKAAEELNLALQDVQEVL
- the LOC105058986 gene encoding katanin p80 WD40 repeat-containing subunit B1 homolog KTN80.4 isoform X1 encodes the protein MAATKRAYKLQEFVAHSSNVNCLKIGRRTSRVLVTGGEDHKVNLWSIGKPNAILSLSGHTSAVESVSFDSSEVLVAAGAASGTIKLWDLEEAKVVRTLTGHRSNCISVDFHPFGEFLASGSSDTNLKIWDIRRKSCIHTYKGHTRGVNAIRFTPDGRWVVSGGEDNVVKLWDLTAGKLLHDFKCHEGQIQCIDFHPHEFLLATGSADRTVKFWDLETFELVGSAGPEATGVRSMTFNPDGRNLLCGLHETLKVFSWEPIRCHDAVDVGWSRLSDLNIHEEKLLGCSYNQSCVGVWVVDLSRIEPYAVASAARSNGHLESKFTSSGNLSLPAGNNLKTSIGRLSISQNAELAVKEAKPVASTGTVPGTPQRIGMSTGPKITAANSAAAPGAATLKRSSSKTHGTANIQTFNKSDVVPVIVPRTSSRVELGSDSRKETGAGRTLPYSVRSKFSDFQELSNIRDDSDRIDTSMQSKFMGSKNSESNEVLDQNFQPTGSGADPPVGAGEHKLDDVICSVTGKLGASPLTEPSTSYNHENYNFRAHKPSETCSVEVLKGGKTRSLVASWERREQSSSYESPTPSSSSETTTATNVSYSLRGHFPSVEKETISANDEGAITDLMEQHKQFLDSAQTRLTKLQVVHRLWQRNDFRGVINAVEKMSDHAVSADVVSIWTEKSDNVTLDIFTCLLPVLTSLLESKMDRHLGISLEMLLKLVRTFGPVIYSTLSAGPSVGVDLQAEQRRERCNLCFIELEKAKHSLSTLTGRGGSIAKAAEELNLALQDVQEVL